One stretch of Spiroplasma mirum ATCC 29335 DNA includes these proteins:
- a CDS encoding nicotinate-nucleotide adenylyltransferase: MKIALFGGSFDPFHSDHLKMIKLVKEHCDIQEVWIIPTNQNPFKTRKLSPITDRLNMIKLAIQGLDYVKINDLELKNNAPSITYQTVKTLYEQDPTNQFYFMIGSDQLASLDKWNNINELVKLQTFIIFERNHWDVTPEILTKYQAISVTFKNNTHLSSTLVREGKNLDLQLPAINNYINDHLLYFEERIQDQMDEKRYLHCLNVGKKAQELAIIHHLDDHKALIAGTFHDVTKRWSEERQRDMLIKYWPEGLTEPVPTWHSYTGFLHLKYDLLFTDEEILNAVKWHTVGHPKMTLFEMLIFIADKISAERNYPGVEELRKLANEDLTLTFKEMLKRQYEIVSQKHGVDNLGTNILKTYKAWITDQ; the protein is encoded by the coding sequence ATGAAAATAGCATTATTTGGTGGAAGTTTTGATCCATTTCATAGTGATCATTTAAAAATGATAAAATTAGTTAAGGAACATTGTGATATTCAAGAAGTTTGAATTATTCCCACTAATCAAAACCCCTTTAAAACACGAAAATTATCACCAATTACTGATCGCTTAAATATGATTAAACTTGCCATTCAAGGTTTAGACTATGTTAAAATTAATGATTTAGAATTAAAAAATAATGCTCCTAGCATTACTTACCAAACTGTGAAGACTTTGTATGAACAAGACCCAACTAACCAATTTTATTTTATGATTGGTTCTGACCAATTAGCTAGTTTAGATAAGTGAAATAATATTAATGAATTAGTAAAACTGCAAACTTTTATTATTTTTGAACGTAATCACTGAGATGTTACTCCTGAGATTTTAACTAAATACCAGGCAATTAGTGTCACTTTTAAAAATAATACACATTTATCAAGTACCCTGGTCCGGGAAGGAAAAAATTTAGATTTACAATTACCAGCTATTAATAATTATATTAATGACCACTTATTATATTTTGAAGAACGAATTCAGGACCAAATGGATGAAAAACGGTACCTTCATTGTTTAAATGTTGGTAAAAAAGCTCAAGAATTAGCAATTATCCACCATTTAGATGATCATAAAGCTTTAATTGCCGGAACTTTTCATGATGTTACGAAACGTTGAAGTGAAGAGCGTCAACGTGATATGCTAATAAAATATTGACCAGAAGGTTTAACTGAGCCAGTGCCTACTTGGCATTCTTATACCGGGTTTTTACATTTAAAATATGATTTGTTATTTACAGACGAAGAAATTTTGAATGCTGTGAAATGACATACGGTTGGTCATCCCAAAATGACACTCTTTGAAATGTTAATTTTTATTGCTGATAAAATTAGTGCTGAACGTAATTATCCCGGGGTCGAAGAGTTACGAAAGTTAGCTAACGAGGATTTAACCTTAACTTTTAAGGAGATGTTAAAACGTCAGTATGAAATTGTTAGTCAAAAACATGGGGTGGATAATTTAGGAACTAATATTTTAAAAACATACAAAGCTTGAATTACTGATCAATAA
- a CDS encoding DNA topoisomerase, with protein MGVDKSTAPMVVKKLLDDKEEDEEELLTSKNTYQIGSEIKFDEILPKQLFTKPKPLFTEASLIKVLEELGVGRPATYATIFKILQTREYVTLNKKAYEPTVQGIKTIYYLEKAYQSIINEYYTANMEKVLD; from the coding sequence ATGGGTGTGGATAAAAGTACTGCGCCAATGGTGGTTAAAAAATTATTAGATGATAAAGAAGAAGATGAGGAAGAATTATTAACTAGTAAGAATACTTATCAAATTGGAAGTGAAATTAAATTTGATGAAATTTTACCAAAACAATTGTTTACGAAACCAAAACCATTATTTACTGAAGCAAGTTTAATTAAAGTTTTAGAAGAACTTGGAGTTGGCCGTCCGGCTACCTATGCAACCATTTTTAAAATTTTACAAACTCGTGAATATGTTACTTTAAACAAAAAAGCATATGAACCAACCGTACAAGGGATTAAAACCATTTATTATTTAGAAAAAGCATATCAAAGCATTATTAATGAATACTATACTGCTAATATGGAAAAGGTATTAGACTAG
- the scm1 gene encoding motility-associated protein Scm1, giving the protein MALTSWLKFGAIWAIFVIFVIIGIAVTPSLNNQVGAIKNNIITNLSIEGMINNPLPNIKANSAYNLLNFLLSYASFQGIFALDGFSLFKFWALDLYIFLPIFGIISAGTGLFVLILLLNVKSPHWKWNIRLKVGKLCLWIGAVSCYIALFLGLFLISITDNSHTVNGYKEIWYGTNIDDGVIHWTNGQPYQPNVFSIFGIIMNQDGLDGIFNLANGTIKAGAIFLVFLNPISLMLLVIGLALRMAISILMPSSSSYWGNNQFLAWLRFINISTKKELRARMRSNIGMIVLGIGFAVIMIFPAFISTKKYVATNYILLVISILLMAISLIPIYFMWYRLSQLQQFSYNLLMFLQMLIWLVIGLIWQILMWTEFKAFFQFPAYVPIITIFFFVNILIISFAMLVKGYRS; this is encoded by the coding sequence ATGGCGTTAACATCTTGATTAAAATTTGGGGCAATTTGAGCTATCTTTGTGATTTTTGTCATTATAGGAATTGCAGTTACACCAAGTTTAAATAATCAAGTGGGTGCAATTAAAAACAATATTATTACTAATTTGAGTATTGAAGGGATGATAAACAACCCTTTACCAAATATTAAAGCTAATAGTGCTTATAATCTTTTAAACTTTTTATTGTCGTACGCTTCATTTCAAGGAATTTTTGCATTAGATGGATTTAGTTTATTTAAATTTTGAGCTTTAGATTTATATATTTTCTTACCAATCTTTGGAATTATTTCGGCGGGAACCGGGTTATTTGTTTTAATATTATTATTGAACGTTAAGAGTCCCCACTGAAAATGAAATATCCGCTTAAAAGTTGGAAAACTTTGTTTATGAATCGGCGCTGTTTCTTGTTATATTGCTTTATTTTTAGGATTATTTTTAATTTCAATTACGGATAATTCCCACACAGTTAATGGCTATAAAGAAATTTGGTATGGAACAAATATTGATGATGGGGTAATCCATTGAACGAACGGACAACCTTATCAACCAAATGTTTTTTCAATTTTTGGAATTATTATGAACCAAGATGGTCTGGATGGAATTTTTAACTTAGCAAATGGTACCATTAAAGCGGGGGCAATTTTTTTAGTATTTTTAAACCCAATTAGTTTGATGTTATTAGTTATTGGTCTTGCCTTACGAATGGCCATTAGCATCTTAATGCCATCTTCTTCATCATACTGAGGAAATAATCAATTCTTAGCATGGCTACGATTTATTAACATTTCAACCAAAAAAGAACTGCGTGCGCGCATGCGTTCAAACATTGGAATGATTGTTTTAGGAATTGGGTTTGCTGTTATTATGATCTTTCCCGCCTTTATATCTACAAAAAAGTATGTCGCAACAAATTACATTTTATTGGTTATTTCAATTTTACTAATGGCAATTAGTTTAATTCCAATTTACTTTATGTGATACCGCTTATCGCAATTACAGCAATTTTCTTATAATTTATTAATGTTTTTACAAATGCTAATTTGGTTAGTTATTGGGTTAATTTGGCAAATCTTAATGTGAACAGAATTTAAAGCGTTCTTCCAATTTCCAGCCTATGTCCCAATTATTACAATTTTCTTTTTTGTTAATATTTTAATTATTTCTTTTGCAATGTTAGTTAAAGGATACCGATCATAG
- the alaS gene encoding alanine--tRNA ligase, giving the protein MRKLTSTEIRQLWLDFFKSKDHYELKPVSLIPVDDSSLLWINSGVATLKPYFDGRKTPPAKRLTNSQKSIRTNDIENVGDTARHHTLFEMLGNFSIGDYFKKEAIEFAWEFLTSPQWIGFDPAKLYITIYEEDEEAYHIWKDTIGLSDDRIIKGGKDTNFWEIGEGPCGPNTEIFYDRGEKYDPQHVGLRLLKEDIENDRYLEVWNIVFSQFNNNGDGTYSELPRKNIDTGAGLERITSIIQETPTNFETDLFLPIIKATEKIINNKYQYDPNDFWKEPSEQTKINTAFKVIADHIRAATFAIADGVFPSNKDRGYVIRRLIRRASLYGKKLGINDPFLYLLVTEVINVMVPFYDYLIAKQEVITQAIKDEEVKFLNTLEQGSKLFNELKEKYGEITKENVFKLFESYGFPIELIEEEAADNNIKVDSAGFYQLLEQAKDLSRTNRKNIKAMHLQNELFTKLDVASEFVGYEVEEVKNAKVVFMFVHNQEVTELTDQEGYLILDRTPFYAEKGGQAADHGIITNANATIQVVDVQQGPNKQNIHHVIVNGTIKLGTEVSASIDKDKRFYTRKNHSGTHLLHAALREVLGIHAMQTGSYNDEERLRIDITHNQNITNEEISKVEASVSQAIKGAIPCEVIYTNMDEALNKYNALAFFTEKYDEIVRIIRFGTYSCELCGGTHVANSQEVEDLMVTGVESKGAGTYRVHAITSYKTIASYLNDEFLKIKNEVMVLIDKYNQGKANLQDENLESLWNQINDLAVSKEHLKQLKDLILVFKEQYKQWNKKYANFRMQEQLTQYQDLPVKTINNINVLYHCFNVEIDLATLKALVDNYKAKYDNLLVFFVDLHHQDDYKLVVGVSKDLQPHYQAGNIVKKLNPLIEGNGGGNPSVAQCGFKNKMMMLTIMENLFTYLDE; this is encoded by the coding sequence ATGCGAAAACTTACTTCAACTGAAATTAGACAATTATGGTTGGATTTTTTTAAATCAAAAGACCACTATGAATTAAAACCAGTTTCTTTAATTCCTGTTGATGATTCATCATTATTATGGATTAATTCAGGAGTAGCGACATTAAAACCTTATTTTGATGGGCGAAAAACACCACCAGCCAAAAGATTAACTAACTCCCAAAAATCAATTCGAACTAATGATATTGAAAATGTTGGTGATACTGCTCGTCACCATACCTTATTTGAAATGTTGGGCAATTTTTCAATTGGGGATTATTTCAAAAAAGAAGCAATTGAATTTGCTTGAGAGTTTTTAACTTCCCCCCAATGAATTGGGTTTGACCCAGCGAAACTGTATATTACAATTTACGAGGAAGATGAAGAAGCCTATCATATTTGAAAAGATACTATTGGTCTAAGTGATGACAGAATTATTAAGGGTGGCAAAGATACTAATTTTTGGGAAATTGGTGAAGGCCCCTGTGGACCAAATACTGAAATTTTTTATGATCGTGGGGAAAAATATGACCCCCAACATGTTGGCTTACGCTTATTAAAAGAAGATATTGAAAATGATCGTTATTTAGAAGTATGAAATATTGTCTTTTCACAGTTTAATAATAATGGGGATGGTACTTATAGTGAATTACCCCGTAAAAATATTGATACAGGTGCTGGTTTAGAACGAATTACTTCTATTATTCAAGAAACCCCAACTAATTTTGAAACAGACTTATTTTTACCAATCATTAAGGCTACTGAAAAAATAATTAATAATAAGTATCAATATGATCCTAATGATTTTTGAAAAGAACCAAGTGAACAAACAAAAATTAATACCGCTTTTAAAGTAATTGCTGATCATATTCGTGCTGCAACTTTTGCGATTGCCGATGGGGTGTTTCCTAGCAACAAGGATCGTGGTTATGTTATTCGTCGTTTAATTCGGCGTGCTAGTTTATATGGTAAAAAACTAGGAATTAATGATCCATTTTTATATTTACTAGTAACAGAAGTTATTAATGTAATGGTTCCGTTTTATGATTATTTAATTGCTAAACAAGAAGTTATTACCCAGGCTATTAAAGATGAAGAAGTTAAGTTTTTAAATACTTTAGAACAAGGAAGTAAGTTATTTAATGAGTTAAAAGAAAAATACGGGGAAATTACCAAGGAAAATGTCTTTAAATTATTTGAAAGTTATGGTTTTCCCATTGAACTAATTGAAGAAGAAGCTGCTGATAATAATATTAAAGTTGATAGTGCCGGGTTCTACCAACTTTTAGAACAAGCGAAAGACTTATCACGAACTAATCGAAAAAATATTAAAGCAATGCATTTACAAAATGAATTATTTACTAAGTTAGATGTTGCTAGTGAATTTGTTGGTTATGAAGTTGAAGAAGTTAAAAATGCCAAAGTGGTCTTTATGTTTGTCCATAACCAAGAAGTAACGGAATTAACTGATCAGGAAGGTTATTTAATTTTAGATCGCACTCCCTTTTATGCTGAAAAAGGGGGGCAAGCGGCGGACCACGGAATTATTACTAATGCAAACGCGACGATCCAAGTTGTTGATGTTCAGCAAGGTCCTAATAAGCAAAATATTCACCATGTTATTGTTAATGGCACTATTAAATTAGGAACCGAAGTGAGTGCCTCAATTGATAAGGACAAACGTTTTTACACGCGTAAAAATCACTCGGGAACCCATTTATTGCATGCTGCGTTACGAGAAGTTTTAGGAATCCACGCTATGCAAACTGGTTCTTATAATGATGAAGAACGGTTAAGAATTGATATTACCCATAACCAAAATATTACCAATGAGGAAATTAGTAAAGTTGAAGCTTCAGTTAGTCAAGCAATTAAAGGAGCGATTCCTTGTGAGGTTATTTATACTAATATGGATGAAGCTCTTAATAAATATAATGCACTGGCCTTCTTTACTGAGAAATATGATGAAATTGTGCGGATTATACGCTTTGGAACTTACTCTTGTGAATTATGTGGAGGAACCCATGTTGCTAACTCCCAAGAAGTTGAAGATTTAATGGTAACCGGTGTGGAATCAAAAGGAGCCGGAACTTATCGTGTACATGCCATTACTAGTTACAAAACAATTGCCTCTTATTTAAATGATGAATTTTTAAAAATAAAAAATGAGGTAATGGTATTAATTGATAAGTATAACCAAGGCAAAGCTAACTTACAAGATGAAAACTTAGAAAGCTTATGAAATCAAATTAATGATTTAGCTGTTTCAAAAGAACACTTAAAACAACTAAAAGATTTAATTTTAGTATTTAAAGAACAATATAAACAATGAAATAAAAAATATGCTAATTTCCGCATGCAAGAACAACTAACCCAATATCAAGATTTACCAGTTAAGACAATAAATAATATTAATGTGCTTTATCATTGTTTTAATGTTGAAATTGATTTAGCAACTTTAAAAGCATTGGTTGACAACTATAAAGCAAAATATGACAATCTTCTAGTATTTTTTGTTGATCTCCATCACCAGGATGATTACAAATTAGTCGTTGGGGTTTCCAAAGATTTGCAACCCCATTACCAAGCGGGGAATATTGTCAAAAAATTAAACCCGTTAATTGAAGGTAATGGTGGGGGTAATCCGAGTGTCGCCCAATGTGGATTTAAAAATAAAATGATGATGTTAACTATTATGGAAAACTTATTTACCTATCTTGATGAATAA
- a CDS encoding peroxiredoxin, giving the protein MALKTMQGDVYTLLPKNHIKVGDKLTFKADTTKFEDFNLTDVKKKYKLISAVPSIDTSVCMLQTREFNNKLVSKYPDVQLITISRDLPFALTRGCESFLNPNHILLSDTNYRDFGNKTNLYFDFNNLLARSVIVLNENNEVIYLQISNPVSSEPNYQEVYTLLDKL; this is encoded by the coding sequence ATGGCTCTGAAAACTATGCAAGGTGATGTTTATACATTACTTCCTAAAAACCATATAAAAGTTGGGGATAAATTAACTTTTAAAGCAGATACTACGAAATTTGAAGATTTTAATTTGACTGATGTTAAGAAAAAATACAAACTAATTTCCGCAGTTCCCAGCATTGACACTAGCGTTTGTATGTTACAAACTCGAGAATTTAATAATAAATTAGTTAGCAAATATCCTGATGTGCAGTTAATTACAATATCACGTGATCTTCCGTTTGCCTTAACCAGAGGTTGTGAATCTTTTTTAAATCCAAATCATATTTTATTATCTGATACTAACTATCGAGATTTTGGTAATAAAACTAATTTATATTTTGATTTTAATAACTTATTAGCTCGTAGTGTCATTGTTTTAAATGAAAATAATGAGGTTATTTATTTACAAATTTCAAACCCTGTTAGTTCTGAACCAAATTATCAAGAGGTTTATACATTATTAGATAAATTATAA
- the ruvX gene encoding Holliday junction resolvase RuvX, whose amino-acid sequence MNNYYLALDVGSKTIGLASSHGVIATGRGVITFPEGNFLQAVREVVNLITTENFSHLIVGYPKNMNNTIGPRVEMVEEFITILKTKLGDLVIPIILVDERLTTRQSHQIMLEANLSRAKRKQKKDSLAAQLILETYLSNQK is encoded by the coding sequence ATGAATAATTATTATTTGGCCCTTGATGTTGGTAGTAAAACGATTGGGTTAGCAAGTTCCCACGGAGTTATTGCGACCGGGCGGGGAGTCATTACCTTTCCGGAAGGAAATTTTTTGCAAGCAGTCCGTGAAGTGGTTAATTTAATTACAACAGAAAACTTTAGTCATCTGATTGTTGGCTATCCTAAAAATATGAATAATACCATTGGTCCCCGTGTTGAAATGGTTGAAGAATTTATTACAATTTTAAAAACAAAACTAGGTGATTTGGTAATTCCAATTATTTTAGTGGATGAACGTTTAACAACAAGACAATCCCACCAAATTATGTTAGAAGCGAATTTATCACGTGCTAAGCGCAAGCAAAAAAAAGATAGTTTAGCTGCCCAATTAATTTTAGAGACTTATTTAAGTAATCAAAAATAA
- a CDS encoding TlyA family RNA methyltransferase, translating to MKIRIDQLLVNKKLAPSREKAKALILSNNVLVNNEPILKAGTLVNENDDIKIRGNELKYVSRAGYKLEKALLTFQIPLRGLVCLDIGASTGGFTDCLLQNDAKKVYAVDVGSNQLVWKLRSDQRVVSLEKTNFRYASKELFTDDIQFACCDVSFISLDKIIPVLKEILLPNHYVVLLIKPQFETTRENVNKGKINRQEIHYEVIKKIMTLSLQNNFSFLDLDYSPITGNKKANIEFICLLQQTSTPINNITDQKVQEVIATAWNNL from the coding sequence ATGAAAATAAGAATTGATCAGTTACTAGTTAATAAAAAATTAGCTCCTTCGCGAGAAAAAGCCAAGGCGCTAATTTTAAGTAATAATGTGTTAGTTAATAATGAACCAATTCTAAAGGCTGGCACATTAGTTAATGAAAATGATGACATTAAAATTCGGGGAAATGAATTAAAATATGTTTCGCGAGCTGGTTATAAATTAGAAAAAGCGCTTCTCACATTTCAAATTCCCTTGCGGGGATTAGTTTGTTTGGATATTGGTGCATCTACTGGGGGGTTTACTGATTGTTTGTTGCAAAATGATGCGAAAAAAGTGTATGCTGTCGATGTTGGAAGCAACCAATTAGTTTGAAAATTACGCAGTGATCAGCGGGTTGTTAGTTTGGAAAAAACTAATTTTCGTTATGCGAGCAAAGAACTGTTTACAGATGACATTCAATTTGCTTGTTGTGATGTTTCTTTTATTTCATTAGATAAAATTATCCCGGTTTTAAAAGAAATTTTATTACCAAATCATTATGTGGTTTTATTAATTAAACCACAGTTTGAAACTACCCGCGAAAATGTTAATAAGGGAAAAATAAACCGCCAGGAAATTCATTATGAAGTTATTAAAAAAATTATGACATTAAGTTTACAAAATAATTTTAGTTTTTTAGATCTTGATTATTCACCAATCACCGGAAATAAAAAAGCAAACATTGAATTTATTTGTTTATTACAACAAACTTCAACACCAATTAATAACATAACTGACCAAAAAGTGCAGGAAGTTATTGCAACTGCTTGAAATAATTTATAA
- a CDS encoding nicotinamide mononucleotide transporter, which yields MSNFFWGTINVIIYGLFAFAWGYNGTAQLNIFFFLPFQIIGWYHWQKRIGVWETEVKMWEWRWYYVLVGAIIIGIIISVIFYFEIPWLLKLITGQYDYDNQVAPHLLDTLNTGLSIIVLIMVIQGAYNIIDKELALVYATPDLMHDLWYVNQYNIINHLHRLDAVTMIPYNEMHAFINVATQYSMQVNNLILPFSIMIGLGCTRNFFIAYGQRNSQKMKEIAGNGFATTTIFSIIVAFVIFCIIFT from the coding sequence TTATCAAATTTTTTCTGGGGAACAATTAATGTGATTATTTATGGGTTATTTGCCTTTGCCTGAGGTTATAATGGTACCGCACAATTAAACATCTTTTTCTTTTTACCTTTTCAAATTATTGGTTGGTACCACTGACAAAAACGAATAGGGGTTTGGGAAACCGAAGTAAAAATGTGGGAATGACGATGATACTATGTTCTCGTGGGGGCAATTATTATTGGGATCATAATTTCTGTTATTTTTTATTTTGAAATTCCCTGGTTGTTAAAACTAATTACTGGGCAGTATGACTATGATAATCAAGTAGCACCCCATTTATTAGACACTTTAAATACCGGTTTAAGTATTATAGTTTTAATTATGGTAATTCAAGGTGCTTATAATATTATTGATAAAGAATTAGCGCTAGTATATGCTACTCCTGACTTAATGCATGATCTGTGATATGTTAACCAATATAATATTATTAATCATCTTCATAGACTGGATGCTGTGACAATGATTCCTTATAATGAGATGCATGCTTTTATTAATGTTGCTACCCAATATTCAATGCAAGTAAATAATTTAATTCTACCGTTTAGTATTATGATTGGGTTAGGATGCACGAGGAATTTTTTCATTGCCTATGGGCAACGTAATAGTCAAAAAATGAAAGAAATTGCTGGGAATGGTTTTGCTACAACAACTATTTTTTCAATTATTGTTGCTTTTGTAATTTTTTGTATAATTTTTACGTAA
- a CDS encoding energy-coupled thiamine transporter ThiT yields MDQTVENFYDAKQQKIILWTAKIICIIPIVLYLVFLVLTASLKATILSKLLHINNDENLQNMRLFLICFCSFGLIFAILYAVSCWICKYDEYLNYKMQFILLSIFSLNILNLVLNITIYSQELKPQDTIFKNKNKQKKFWQLFGIRKWHTFDYVIIALFVGITLALNYIESYILPQLPNGGGVALKYIPLIILAFIHSSLAGWICGAVSSLLAILFIQSGFIISPWSFILDYFLPMTTPCLAGWMRFKVTNDKKYITYINYLIMCITIMLIIYFWQILSAVAVWNVLYPYAIWKGYSGWLYAFVYNFIHVFLFTYPLIQIVVPIALRGLAPVYINRFQQHYGY; encoded by the coding sequence ATGGACCAAACTGTTGAAAATTTTTATGATGCCAAACAACAAAAAATAATTTTGTGGACCGCTAAGATCATTTGTATAATTCCCATTGTTTTGTATTTAGTTTTTCTAGTTTTAACAGCTAGTTTAAAGGCAACGATACTTAGCAAATTATTGCATATTAACAACGATGAAAACTTGCAAAATATGCGGTTATTTTTAATTTGCTTTTGTAGTTTTGGATTAATTTTTGCGATTTTATACGCGGTGAGTTGTTGAATTTGTAAATACGATGAATATTTAAACTATAAAATGCAGTTTATTTTACTAAGTATCTTTAGTTTAAATATTTTAAATTTAGTTTTAAATATTACAATTTATAGTCAAGAATTAAAACCACAAGATACCATTTTTAAAAATAAAAATAAACAAAAAAAATTTTGACAATTATTTGGAATTAGAAAATGGCATACCTTTGATTATGTCATCATTGCGTTATTTGTTGGAATTACTTTAGCATTAAATTATATTGAAAGTTATATCTTACCCCAATTACCAAATGGTGGTGGCGTTGCTTTAAAATATATTCCGTTAATTATCTTAGCTTTTATTCATTCAAGTTTAGCAGGATGAATTTGTGGGGCAGTTAGTTCATTATTAGCAATTTTATTTATTCAATCAGGATTTATTATTTCACCATGATCATTTATCCTAGATTATTTTTTACCAATGACAACTCCCTGTTTAGCAGGATGAATGCGATTCAAAGTTACAAATGATAAAAAATATATTACTTATATTAACTATTTAATTATGTGTATAACAATTATGCTAATTATTTACTTTTGACAAATTTTATCAGCAGTAGCAGTCTGAAACGTGTTATACCCGTATGCAATTTGAAAAGGTTATAGCGGATGATTATATGCATTTGTTTATAACTTTATTCATGTTTTCTTATTTACATATCCGCTGATCCAAATCGTAGTGCCGATTGCTCTACGTGGGTTAGCTCCCGTGTATATAAATCGTTTTCAACAACATTATGGTTATTAA
- a CDS encoding adenine phosphoribosyltransferase, giving the protein MNLKKYIIDIPDFPQQGIIFKDITPLLNNAAAFKTVIDEMVTYAHEVGATVILAPEARGFLFGPAVSYAANLRFIPVRKPDKLPRATVKTEYALEYGTNTLEIHTGDLQPNDKVLIIDDVLATGGTAKAICELVTDQQAQVVGMMFLINLTFLKGSNQLKDYPHRAIIEY; this is encoded by the coding sequence ATGAATTTAAAGAAATATATTATTGATATCCCTGATTTTCCACAGCAAGGAATTATTTTCAAAGATATTACGCCATTATTAAATAATGCCGCCGCTTTTAAAACAGTAATTGATGAGATGGTTACTTATGCTCACGAAGTGGGCGCAACTGTTATTTTAGCACCTGAAGCGCGTGGGTTCTTATTTGGACCGGCTGTTAGTTATGCCGCGAATTTACGATTTATTCCCGTTCGCAAACCCGATAAATTACCACGCGCAACAGTGAAAACCGAGTATGCTTTAGAATACGGAACTAATACTTTAGAAATTCATACGGGGGATTTACAACCTAATGATAAAGTATTAATTATTGATGATGTATTAGCAACCGGGGGAACAGCTAAAGCAATTTGTGAGTTAGTAACTGACCAACAAGCGCAAGTGGTTGGAATGATGTTTTTAATTAACTTAACTTTCTTAAAAGGTAGTAACCAATTAAAAGATTATCCCCACCGCGCTATTATTGAATATTAA
- the mtnN gene encoding 5'-methylthioadenosine/S-adenosylhomocysteine nucleosidase — translation MNLVIGAMQEELQVLLDTIKPIEIIKYDHIKLFQKGTWLFSISQIGQVNAAIALTTLINDYTIKKIYNIGTVGSLKPDYEIFELLIVEKALYTYADASEFGYQKGQIPQEPTFFTSDRQLINQITKDDENLRKVVLGTSDIFINQQHHFKYLQANFNNLIDIVDMEGTAFFQTAYKFNIPMLSIKVISDYLHNPTASTSQFKENLKYASIIIKDFILQLMKI, via the coding sequence ATGAATTTAGTAATTGGCGCAATGCAAGAAGAACTGCAAGTTTTGTTAGATACTATTAAACCAATTGAAATTATTAAATATGACCATATTAAATTATTTCAAAAGGGAACATGATTATTTTCCATTTCACAAATTGGCCAAGTAAATGCGGCTATTGCTCTAACAACCTTAATTAATGACTATACCATTAAAAAGATATATAATATTGGAACCGTGGGCAGTTTAAAACCTGATTATGAAATTTTTGAATTATTAATTGTTGAAAAAGCATTATATACTTATGCCGATGCCAGTGAATTTGGTTATCAAAAAGGTCAAATCCCCCAGGAACCAACATTTTTTACCAGTGACCGCCAATTAATTAACCAAATTACCAAAGATGATGAAAATCTGCGGAAAGTGGTGTTAGGAACAAGTGATATTTTTATTAATCAACAACATCATTTTAAATATCTCCAAGCAAATTTTAATAATTTAATTGATATTGTGGATATGGAAGGAACTGCTTTTTTCCAGACAGCTTATAAATTTAACATCCCGATGTTATCAATCAAAGTTATTAGTGATTATCTCCATAATCCCACCGCCTCAACTAGTCAATTTAAAGAAAATTTAAAATATGCTAGCATTATTATCAAAGATTTTATTTTACAATTAATGAAGATTTAG